A window from Chitinophaga filiformis encodes these proteins:
- a CDS encoding intradiol ring-cleavage dioxygenase gives MERKDFLRNGMGILGLASIVPMLNACGKDDTTTNADTDTSTGTDTETGETCTVSDTETDGPYPLYKSRGSSIQRVDITDGKTGLPLSILITVRNVKDNCNIISNARVDIWHCDKDGYYSGYSNTGYLGTQDNTALVFCRGLQYTDSAGQVKFTSIYPGWYTGRVTHIHAQIYVDSSLKLTTQIAFPDAINTAVYKTSLYSAHGQNSITNAQDNIIMDSLDNELATVTTNSTTGGYDLTHTIYISA, from the coding sequence ATGGAAAGAAAAGATTTTCTCAGGAACGGTATGGGCATACTGGGCCTGGCTTCCATCGTACCTATGCTGAACGCATGCGGCAAAGACGATACTACTACCAATGCTGATACAGACACTTCCACAGGCACCGATACAGAAACTGGTGAAACCTGTACCGTATCTGATACTGAAACTGACGGTCCGTATCCGCTGTATAAAAGCAGGGGCTCTTCCATACAGCGTGTAGATATTACAGATGGTAAAACCGGCCTGCCGCTGAGCATTCTTATCACGGTACGCAATGTGAAAGACAATTGTAACATCATAAGTAATGCACGGGTTGACATCTGGCATTGCGATAAAGACGGTTACTATTCCGGATACAGTAATACCGGTTATCTCGGCACGCAGGATAATACCGCCCTCGTTTTCTGTCGTGGCCTGCAATACACGGACAGCGCCGGACAGGTAAAATTCACCTCTATTTATCCCGGCTGGTACACAGGCCGTGTTACACATATACACGCGCAGATCTACGTAGACAGCTCATTGAAACTGACTACGCAGATTGCTTTTCCCGACGCCATCAATACCGCTGTTTATAAAACATCGCTTTACAGCGCACATGGACAGAATTCAATCACCAATGCACAGGACAACATCATTATGGATTCATTGGATAATGAACTTGCTACTGTTACAACCAATAGCACCACCGGCGGGTATGACCTTACACATACTATTTATATCTCTGCTTAA
- a CDS encoding LytR/AlgR family response regulator transcription factor — translation MTLQAIAIDDELPALKLIQHFCANVNFIQLQKTFNIPEEALKFMAKYPVDLLFLDINMPSVSGVDLYRSIQQQPLVIFTTAHSEYAVEGFNLNAVDYLLKPFTFERFLQAVQKAQHVMQFNQSHPASPPPLIFRVDYGLTRVQVADILFVEGLDDYLKIHLHQQPPLIIRMTMKVLLEKLPPQSFIRVHRSYIVAMDRIEQVRNKTIMIAGNEIPVGSSYEDAFFSQFRRL, via the coding sequence ATGACCTTACAAGCTATAGCCATAGATGATGAATTACCGGCATTAAAGCTGATACAACACTTCTGTGCGAACGTGAATTTCATACAGCTGCAGAAGACATTCAATATACCGGAAGAGGCCTTGAAGTTCATGGCAAAATATCCGGTAGACCTGCTTTTCCTCGATATCAATATGCCTTCTGTAAGCGGTGTTGATTTGTATCGCTCCATACAACAACAGCCGCTGGTCATCTTCACAACGGCTCACAGCGAATATGCTGTTGAAGGTTTTAACCTCAACGCTGTGGACTACCTGCTGAAGCCCTTCACCTTTGAGCGCTTCCTGCAGGCAGTACAAAAAGCACAACATGTGATGCAATTCAACCAATCCCATCCTGCTTCACCACCCCCACTTATATTCAGGGTGGACTATGGACTGACCAGGGTACAGGTCGCGGATATTCTCTTTGTGGAAGGGCTTGATGACTACCTGAAAATTCACCTCCACCAGCAGCCGCCACTGATTATCAGAATGACAATGAAAGTACTCCTTGAAAAACTGCCACCACAATCTTTCATCAGGGTACATCGATCTTACATTGTAGCCATGGATCGCATAGAGCAGGTGCGTAATAAAACTATTATGATAGCCGGAAATGAAATACCTGTAGGCAGTAGTTATGAAGATGCTTTCTTCAGCCAGTTCCGGCGACTTTAA
- a CDS encoding vWA domain-containing protein, whose product MRRLPVYLLLDTSGSMRGERIEAVKNGLQVLVSKLRQDPFALESVWISIITFDREVKQLLPLTALESLQLPEITTPESGPTNMGAALELLCTKLDNEVIKGNDTQKGDWRPLLFLMTDGKPSDLAAFREVVPKIKSKNLAALVACAAGAEAQDSFLKELTDTVVHLDTADSSTLMSFFKWVSASIGTGNKSVGTTEEIQLPPPPAEVHVII is encoded by the coding sequence ATGAGACGACTTCCGGTATATCTGTTGCTTGACACCTCCGGCTCTATGAGAGGCGAGCGCATAGAGGCAGTGAAAAACGGACTGCAGGTATTGGTTTCAAAATTAAGGCAAGACCCTTTTGCACTGGAATCAGTGTGGATCAGCATTATCACTTTCGACAGGGAGGTGAAACAGCTTCTGCCTTTGACCGCTTTAGAGTCATTGCAATTGCCGGAGATCACTACGCCGGAATCAGGTCCTACCAACATGGGAGCCGCCCTGGAACTGCTGTGTACCAAGCTGGATAATGAGGTGATCAAAGGAAATGATACACAGAAAGGAGACTGGCGTCCGCTGTTGTTCCTGATGACAGACGGTAAGCCTTCAGACCTGGCGGCATTCCGTGAGGTGGTGCCTAAGATCAAAAGTAAAAACCTGGCCGCTTTAGTGGCCTGTGCCGCCGGTGCAGAAGCGCAGGACAGTTTCCTGAAAGAACTGACAGACACGGTAGTGCACCTGGATACTGCTGATAGTTCCACACTGATGTCCTTCTTTAAATGGGTATCAGCATCAATTGGTACGGGCAACAAGAGTGTGGGAACTACTGAAGAAATACAATTGCCACCGCCGCCGGCAGAAGTACATGTAATTATCTAA
- a CDS encoding phosphoribosyltransferase family protein, producing the protein MKDVYALHSIVDDARFPFDPAAYSRFKFGDGAAAEAFGAALAAGFIATYRNRLSENDQLVVLPSPYTSIPTASFHMTAAFIKVLNRYLCMNGINPAESAKIHRFKTYSIDYGALDMESRKALIINDKYHLDKDFLLGKTLIFTDDIRITGSHELIIRNLLQRYELGNTAYFLYYAQLQNGNIHPNIENKLNYYSVHSLQSLEPVICSPSFRFNTRVVKYLLHAPFAEYEQLLMKLTPAFLQELADCCISNNYHQMEEYRKNATFLFDHLQKIIPSWQSICKKENGPILNYQNSLLA; encoded by the coding sequence ATGAAAGATGTTTATGCCTTACATAGCATTGTAGATGATGCCCGTTTTCCTTTTGATCCTGCTGCCTACAGCCGTTTCAAGTTCGGGGACGGCGCAGCTGCGGAGGCATTTGGTGCTGCACTGGCTGCAGGTTTCATTGCTACTTACCGAAACAGGTTGTCAGAAAATGATCAGCTGGTAGTGTTGCCAAGCCCCTATACCAGTATCCCTACGGCCTCCTTTCACATGACTGCTGCGTTTATTAAAGTGCTGAACAGGTACCTTTGCATGAATGGAATCAATCCTGCAGAAAGTGCCAAGATCCACCGCTTCAAAACATACAGCATCGACTACGGCGCCTTGGATATGGAAAGCAGAAAGGCGCTTATCATCAATGATAAATACCATCTCGATAAGGACTTCCTGCTGGGCAAAACGCTGATCTTTACCGATGATATCCGTATTACGGGAAGTCATGAACTGATTATCCGCAACCTGCTGCAACGCTATGAATTAGGCAATACTGCTTATTTCCTTTACTATGCACAACTGCAGAACGGCAATATTCATCCCAACATAGAAAACAAACTGAACTACTATAGTGTACATTCCCTCCAGAGCCTTGAACCAGTGATTTGTTCACCTTCGTTCAGGTTCAATACGAGGGTGGTAAAATACTTACTCCATGCACCTTTTGCGGAGTACGAACAATTGCTGATGAAGCTAACGCCAGCCTTCCTGCAGGAACTGGCGGACTGCTGCATCAGTAATAATTACCACCAGATGGAAGAGTACAGAAAGAACGCAACTTTTTTATTTGATCATCTTCAAAAAATCATACCATCATGGCAATCAATTTGCAAAAAGGAGAACGGGCCAATATTGAACTACCAAAATTCACTATTGGCTTAG
- a CDS encoding vWA domain-containing protein codes for MRRLPVYLVLDTSGSMSGEPIEAVKNGVQVLISTLRQDPYALETAFLSLITFDTDARQLVPLTDLSSFQMPELKAAGGTSLGAALQTVADSINREVAKSTIDVKGDWKPLVFLMTDGIPTDQWQRGLNAFQNSKIGITVACAAGNGADVNLLKQITNTVVSLDTADAATIKAFFKWVSASVSTGSQKVESGDKEVAGLNELPPPPPEVNIVV; via the coding sequence ATGAGAAGATTACCGGTTTATTTAGTGTTGGATACCTCAGGCTCGATGAGCGGTGAGCCCATAGAAGCAGTAAAAAATGGTGTACAGGTGCTGATATCGACTTTGAGACAGGATCCGTATGCATTGGAAACAGCGTTCCTTAGCCTGATCACTTTTGATACCGATGCACGCCAGCTGGTACCGCTGACAGATCTGTCATCTTTCCAGATGCCGGAACTGAAAGCTGCAGGTGGTACTTCATTGGGAGCAGCTTTGCAGACAGTAGCAGACAGTATCAACAGGGAGGTGGCAAAATCTACCATCGATGTGAAAGGCGACTGGAAACCGCTGGTATTCCTGATGACGGATGGTATTCCAACCGATCAGTGGCAGCGTGGATTGAATGCTTTTCAGAATAGTAAAATAGGTATTACAGTAGCCTGCGCTGCAGGTAACGGGGCCGATGTAAACCTCCTGAAACAGATCACCAATACCGTGGTATCACTCGATACGGCAGATGCCGCTACAATCAAAGCCTTTTTCAAATGGGTGTCGGCTTCTGTAAGCACCGGCAGCCAGAAAGTGGAAAGTGGGGATAAGGAGGTAGCAGGCCTGAACGAACTGCCGCCACCTCCTCCGGAAGTGAATATCGTTGTGTAA
- a CDS encoding TerY-C metal binding domain-containing protein — translation MRRLPIYFLIDVSESMVGEQIQFVEEGLATIIKELKSDPYALETAWVSIIVFAGQAKTIVPLQEVISFYPPKFPIGAGTSLSNGLGHLMYELRKNTVQTTATQKGDWKPIVFLFTDGTPTDDSSAAIRDWKQNWQNKTNTVAISFGDENNLSVLKELTATVLMFKNTTPQSYKEFFRWITASIKSSSVSVSNNGSGMELAKLSDGVIEKVDIDKLPPVKPGFVDTNYAIFAAKCQNTGKPYLIKYKKGLRPVNISGMNMQSMGYRLNGAFPVDNAYFELSADGGVINSKVNTDELEGFPTCPCCGNQYGFSVCSCGKVHCVGREEVSTCSWCGKQGKYGFGEGNMDINRTQG, via the coding sequence ATGAGAAGACTACCTATTTATTTTCTCATAGATGTATCTGAATCTATGGTGGGAGAACAGATCCAGTTTGTTGAGGAAGGGTTGGCGACGATCATTAAAGAGTTGAAATCCGATCCTTATGCGTTGGAAACCGCATGGGTCTCTATCATCGTTTTTGCCGGTCAGGCAAAGACAATAGTACCATTGCAGGAAGTGATCAGTTTTTATCCGCCAAAGTTCCCGATAGGTGCGGGCACTTCCCTGAGCAATGGTCTTGGCCACCTGATGTATGAGCTGCGAAAGAATACAGTACAGACCACTGCCACGCAGAAGGGCGACTGGAAGCCGATCGTATTCCTCTTCACAGATGGTACGCCGACAGATGATAGTAGTGCTGCTATTCGTGATTGGAAGCAGAACTGGCAGAATAAAACGAATACGGTCGCCATCTCATTTGGCGATGAGAATAACCTGAGTGTATTGAAGGAACTGACAGCAACCGTGCTGATGTTCAAGAATACAACACCACAGTCTTATAAAGAGTTCTTCAGATGGATTACCGCATCGATCAAATCCAGTAGTGTGAGTGTGAGCAATAATGGTTCGGGCATGGAACTGGCAAAGCTGAGCGATGGCGTGATAGAGAAGGTGGATATTGATAAACTGCCTCCTGTGAAACCAGGATTTGTGGACACTAACTATGCCATCTTTGCCGCAAAATGCCAGAACACCGGGAAGCCTTATCTCATCAAGTATAAGAAAGGATTACGTCCCGTGAACATCAGTGGCATGAACATGCAGTCGATGGGATATAGGCTCAACGGCGCATTTCCGGTGGATAATGCCTATTTTGAATTGTCAGCTGACGGTGGCGTTATTAATAGCAAGGTGAATACAGACGAGCTGGAAGGCTTTCCTACTTGTCCCTGTTGTGGTAATCAGTACGGCTTCAGTGTATGTTCCTGTGGTAAAGTGCACTGTGTAGGACGGGAAGAAGTGAGTACCTGCTCCTGGTGCGGTAAACAAGGCAAATACGGTTTTGGGGAAGGCAATATGGATATAAACAGAACGCAGGGATAA
- a CDS encoding HAD family hydrolase, with product MEKTRHVSFDLWMTLIRSHPSFKTKRAGLFRSFFSLEAYAPEKVEAVFRETDVLINNMNEITGRNVHTFEVYLLCLHLLGTDIRNVHPDRLEEFYCLSEALFFEYPPLPLYGDIKQLLAALQAQGITTNLLSNTGLVQGRTLRKLMAAWGWDAHFAFQLYSDETGYSKPDIQMFNLLLENAALLHTDIAPAQIWHLGDNPVADVQGAQRMGIYATLTDIVNNPLNKLLNERCLCLT from the coding sequence ATGGAGAAGACCAGACATGTATCTTTCGATCTGTGGATGACGTTAATCCGTTCGCACCCTTCCTTTAAAACGAAGCGTGCAGGCCTGTTCCGTTCCTTCTTTTCGCTGGAGGCATATGCACCGGAAAAGGTGGAAGCTGTGTTCCGGGAAACAGATGTACTCATCAATAACATGAACGAAATAACAGGGCGTAACGTGCATACATTCGAAGTGTATCTGTTATGTCTGCATCTGCTGGGTACTGATATCAGAAATGTGCACCCGGACAGGCTGGAGGAATTCTACTGCCTGTCCGAGGCACTTTTCTTTGAATATCCGCCCCTGCCTTTGTACGGGGATATAAAACAGTTGTTAGCCGCTTTGCAGGCACAGGGTATTACCACAAACCTGCTGAGCAATACAGGGCTCGTTCAGGGACGAACTTTACGTAAGTTAATGGCAGCATGGGGATGGGACGCCCACTTTGCATTCCAACTGTATTCAGATGAAACGGGATACTCCAAACCGGATATACAGATGTTCAACCTGTTGTTGGAAAATGCCGCTTTATTACATACAGATATTGCACCTGCACAGATCTGGCACCTGGGCGATAACCCGGTGGCCGATGTACAGGGAGCACAACGTATGGGGATATACGCTACGCTGACAGACATTGTTAATAACCCCTTAAATAAGTTGTTAAATGAAAGATGTTTATGCCTTACATAG
- a CDS encoding PP2C family serine/threonine-protein phosphatase, translated as MTGQDQAFIEALLRHKGWPVSENQQALFDKFVSEERIQQAVQTIINTQKDIVESWKERSLIDDILQKHIVLPNAKVNKAYSFLFDPEGMGLQEMGDFEWNIPEGLGIAFDEAANTISGIPLQQGEYVLTLCFRLKHHPADKPFTEKKILLVINPDPKSLWQNLPSDTQDKYWQPDMAAVALPFGDRKLVIASKRGRSHAHEGKFRDDSFGCDFNVEKGWGIIAVADGAGSAKYSRKGADIACKAAVGSFQELLAGDKMAGLEEAIGAYLNDPSEDSQKKVSIQFIEQLGKLAFTAQGKIKQEAQDNGADIKDYSTTLIFALVKKYTAGYVISSFWVGDGGIGIYQDATGEAFVMGTPDSGEFAGQTRFLTMSDIFANGAYVNRIRFKVVPDFTALLLMTDGLTDPKFQTDGNLQKNEYWRQLWQDLAGVNDDGARVNFSGTMEEVKESLLNWLDFWSPGNHDDRTIAILY; from the coding sequence ATGACCGGACAAGATCAGGCTTTTATAGAAGCGCTGCTGCGGCATAAAGGATGGCCGGTATCAGAAAATCAGCAGGCACTGTTTGACAAATTTGTATCGGAAGAGCGTATTCAACAGGCAGTGCAAACGATTATAAACACTCAAAAAGATATAGTGGAATCCTGGAAAGAAAGATCACTGATTGACGATATTCTTCAGAAACATATTGTGCTGCCAAATGCAAAGGTGAATAAAGCATACAGCTTTCTCTTTGACCCGGAAGGAATGGGTTTGCAGGAGATGGGTGATTTTGAATGGAATATTCCGGAGGGGTTGGGTATCGCATTTGATGAAGCCGCCAATACAATTTCGGGTATACCCTTGCAACAGGGAGAGTATGTACTGACGCTGTGTTTCCGCTTGAAACATCATCCTGCGGATAAACCCTTTACAGAAAAAAAGATATTACTGGTTATTAATCCTGATCCGAAATCTTTGTGGCAGAACCTGCCTTCCGACACGCAGGATAAGTACTGGCAGCCAGATATGGCTGCTGTTGCCTTACCTTTTGGCGACCGTAAACTGGTCATCGCTTCCAAAAGGGGACGTAGCCATGCGCATGAGGGAAAATTCAGAGATGACAGTTTCGGATGTGATTTTAATGTCGAAAAAGGCTGGGGCATCATTGCCGTGGCTGATGGCGCCGGATCTGCAAAATATAGCCGTAAAGGAGCTGATATTGCCTGTAAGGCCGCTGTAGGCAGCTTCCAGGAACTGCTGGCCGGCGATAAGATGGCTGGTCTGGAAGAAGCGATCGGGGCGTATCTGAACGATCCCAGTGAGGATAGCCAGAAAAAAGTAAGCATTCAGTTCATTGAACAGCTGGGCAAGCTGGCTTTTACTGCCCAGGGGAAAATTAAACAGGAGGCTCAGGATAATGGGGCCGACATAAAAGATTACTCAACCACACTTATTTTTGCGCTGGTAAAGAAATATACAGCAGGTTATGTGATCAGTTCTTTCTGGGTAGGAGATGGCGGTATCGGCATTTACCAGGATGCCACAGGTGAAGCTTTTGTGATGGGCACACCTGATAGTGGTGAGTTTGCAGGTCAAACCCGCTTTCTGACAATGTCTGATATCTTTGCCAACGGAGCCTATGTGAACCGTATCCGCTTTAAAGTGGTGCCCGATTTTACGGCGTTGCTCCTGATGACGGACGGGCTGACCGATCCGAAGTTCCAGACAGACGGCAACCTGCAGAAAAATGAATATTGGCGTCAGCTATGGCAGGACCTTGCCGGCGTTAACGACGATGGCGCCAGGGTGAACTTTTCAGGTACCATGGAGGAAGTAAAGGAAAGCCTGCTCAACTGGCTGGATTTCTGGTCGCCTGGCAATCATGACGATCGTACCATAGCTATTTTATACTGA
- a CDS encoding TerC family protein, with translation MQIAEMFQQILDNPIPALLIVGNLIIIESLLSVDNAAVLATMVMDLPKEQRNKALKYGIIGAYVFRGICLLFASLLIKVWWLKPVGGLYLLYLTFDYFKKRAEKSKAEKAGVVEQDAEEIDKSSNWLYKATIGWMGQFWATVALVELMDLAFSIDNVFAAVAFSDNIVLIWTGVFIGILAMRFVAQGFVRLMEKYPFLETAAFLVIGVLGIKLMLSIYEHFYPETAAAQFLESHEADWATSIITVSIFLIPIITSALFNFPKKHKVEAKVD, from the coding sequence ATGCAAATTGCTGAAATGTTCCAGCAGATCTTAGACAACCCGATACCCGCGTTGCTGATCGTCGGAAACCTGATTATTATTGAAAGCCTGTTGTCGGTGGATAATGCGGCTGTATTGGCTACAATGGTAATGGACCTGCCAAAGGAACAACGTAATAAAGCGCTGAAATACGGTATTATCGGTGCTTATGTCTTCCGTGGTATTTGCTTATTGTTCGCATCCCTGCTTATTAAAGTGTGGTGGCTGAAGCCAGTGGGAGGACTTTATCTCCTGTACCTGACCTTTGATTATTTCAAGAAGAGAGCTGAAAAATCAAAAGCAGAAAAGGCGGGTGTTGTAGAACAGGACGCTGAAGAAATCGATAAGAGCAGCAACTGGTTATATAAAGCAACCATTGGCTGGATGGGCCAGTTCTGGGCTACAGTAGCCCTGGTGGAGCTGATGGACCTCGCGTTCTCTATTGACAACGTATTTGCAGCAGTTGCATTCAGCGATAATATCGTATTGATCTGGACCGGTGTATTTATTGGTATCCTGGCAATGCGATTTGTAGCACAGGGCTTCGTAAGACTGATGGAAAAATATCCTTTCCTGGAAACTGCGGCCTTCCTGGTGATCGGGGTACTGGGTATCAAACTGATGTTATCTATCTATGAGCACTTCTATCCTGAAACTGCAGCTGCCCAATTCCTGGAAAGCCATGAGGCAGACTGGGCTACCTCCATCATCACGGTGTCTATCTTCCTGATCCCGATCATCACGAGTGCACTGTTCAACTTTCCTAAAAAACATAAAGTGGAAGCCAAGGTGGATTAA
- a CDS encoding helix-hairpin-helix domain-containing protein has translation MSNIITVTAQDGKSYQYVDNGDPMQGGMKDVYFSPDKSYVVAFFRDKQDFNSKERLNNIVNTFRERIFNQPGGEYWKDLFCWPNNIVERDGKTGIIVPVYQKKFFFTKGYNPGAAQIVSIAGKEKEGRWFASAQFRSRQFKLHLDESELGDWFKFCLICIKIARAVRRMHAAGLAHSDLSYKNVLIDPITGSAAIIDIDGLVVPGKFPPDVIGTPDFIAPEVMATKHLPKEDPARKLPSIATDRHALAVMIYMYLLYRHPLRGGKIHDTDAQKDEELSMGAKALFIEHPTDTSNRPRLDQVKPTHLPWADVNKIPYTVCGPYLKELFDKAFIDGLHNPSLRPTADEWEQALIKTVDLLQPCQNKHCDQKWFVFDNTTSPCCPFCNTPYRGQLPVLNLYWSRKAGSFTPENHRLMVYHNQYLYPWHVNRNIYPNERLTDQQKKPVGYFVFHNNKWQLVNQTLTSLKDVTEGKDIPVNSMVELTDNKQLLLSQEEGGRLIVVQLVNN, from the coding sequence ATGAGCAACATTATTACAGTTACAGCGCAGGATGGAAAGTCTTATCAATATGTTGATAACGGCGACCCGATGCAGGGAGGTATGAAGGATGTTTATTTCTCTCCGGACAAGTCATACGTAGTGGCTTTCTTCAGGGATAAACAGGACTTCAATTCCAAAGAGCGGCTCAACAATATTGTGAATACGTTCCGGGAAAGGATCTTCAATCAGCCCGGAGGAGAATACTGGAAAGATCTCTTCTGCTGGCCCAATAATATCGTGGAACGGGACGGGAAAACCGGCATTATAGTACCGGTATATCAGAAGAAATTCTTTTTTACCAAAGGGTACAACCCCGGCGCCGCCCAGATCGTATCTATTGCAGGAAAAGAGAAGGAGGGGAGATGGTTTGCGTCTGCACAGTTCAGAAGTCGTCAGTTCAAGCTTCACCTCGATGAAAGTGAACTGGGCGACTGGTTCAAGTTCTGCCTTATCTGTATCAAGATTGCGCGGGCTGTAAGGCGTATGCATGCGGCAGGTCTGGCCCATTCAGACCTTTCCTACAAAAACGTGCTGATCGATCCTATTACAGGCAGTGCAGCGATCATTGACATTGACGGATTGGTGGTGCCTGGAAAATTCCCGCCCGATGTGATCGGGACACCCGATTTCATTGCACCGGAGGTAATGGCCACCAAACATCTTCCGAAGGAAGATCCTGCGCGTAAACTGCCCAGTATTGCTACAGACAGGCATGCGCTGGCAGTAATGATATACATGTATCTGCTGTATCGCCATCCTTTACGCGGAGGAAAGATCCATGACACGGATGCGCAGAAAGATGAAGAATTGTCTATGGGGGCGAAGGCATTGTTCATAGAACATCCGACAGATACTTCCAACAGGCCACGGCTGGACCAGGTGAAACCTACTCACCTGCCCTGGGCCGATGTGAATAAGATACCATATACCGTTTGCGGTCCCTACCTGAAGGAATTGTTCGATAAGGCATTTATTGACGGACTGCATAACCCTTCACTCCGTCCTACAGCCGATGAATGGGAACAGGCACTGATCAAAACGGTAGATCTGCTGCAGCCCTGTCAGAATAAGCATTGCGACCAGAAATGGTTCGTATTCGACAATACCACCAGTCCCTGCTGTCCGTTCTGTAATACACCTTATCGTGGACAATTACCCGTATTGAACTTGTATTGGTCAAGAAAAGCGGGTAGCTTTACGCCCGAAAATCACCGGTTAATGGTATATCATAACCAGTATTTATATCCCTGGCATGTGAATAGAAACATTTATCCGAACGAAAGACTAACAGATCAGCAGAAAAAACCGGTGGGATATTTTGTATTTCATAATAATAAATGGCAACTTGTCAATCAAACGCTTACATCTTTAAAAGATGTTACCGAGGGGAAAGATATTCCGGTAAACTCTATGGTAGAGCTGACAGATAACAAGCAGTTACTGCTGTCCCAGGAAGAAGGAGGACGGCTTATAGTAGTGCAACTCGTAAACAATTAA
- a CDS encoding TerD family protein, whose product MMAINLQKGERANIELPKFTIGLGWDINESHTGGECDLDASVFLLGENRKILSDPYFVFYNNLESPDGAVKHSGDNRTGAGDGDDETIHVDLSVINPAVKEICVVVTIHEAAQRKQNFGQIRNSFIRIYDAAKNVELVKYELGEDFSIETAVEFGRIYKRENQWRFEAVGLGQKGGLEDFLAKYA is encoded by the coding sequence ATCATGGCAATCAATTTGCAAAAAGGAGAACGGGCCAATATTGAACTACCAAAATTCACTATTGGCTTAGGATGGGATATCAATGAATCACATACAGGCGGAGAGTGTGACCTGGATGCTTCTGTATTCCTGCTGGGAGAGAACAGAAAGATCCTGTCAGATCCATATTTCGTGTTTTACAATAACCTCGAATCTCCGGATGGCGCCGTAAAACATTCCGGCGATAACCGCACGGGCGCCGGCGATGGCGATGATGAGACAATCCATGTAGACCTGTCTGTTATCAATCCTGCAGTAAAAGAGATCTGTGTAGTGGTGACCATACATGAAGCTGCTCAGCGCAAACAGAACTTCGGACAGATCCGCAACTCTTTTATCCGTATTTATGATGCGGCTAAAAATGTGGAACTGGTGAAATATGAACTGGGGGAAGATTTCTCCATCGAGACTGCCGTTGAATTTGGCCGCATCTATAAACGGGAGAACCAGTGGCGTTTTGAAGCGGTAGGTCTTGGTCAGAAAGGTGGCCTGGAAGATTTCCTGGCCAAATATGCGTAA